Proteins found in one Miscanthus floridulus cultivar M001 chromosome 4, ASM1932011v1, whole genome shotgun sequence genomic segment:
- the LOC136548331 gene encoding uncharacterized protein — protein MASTFCVEHINFNIADFNTTYHTILGQPALAKFMAIPHYAYLVLMMLASAGVLALRANLSIAYAYEIESLSLAKATDISIQMVSMVNDAKMVPADDLDIPALEPPCASAKSKETKDFGLGLDDPTKITKIRANLDPK, from the coding sequence ATGGCTAGCACCTTctgtgtcgagcacatcaacttcaacattgctgacttcaacaccacctaccacactatacttggtcagccagctctagccaagttcatggccataccgcactatgcctatctggtattGATGATGCTCGCGTCGGCAGGAGTTCTGGCTCtccgggccaacctctccatcgcctacgcctatgaaATAGAGAGTCTCTCCCTCGCCAAAGCCACCGACATCTCCATCCAAATGGTCAGTATGGTCAacgatgccaagatggtgcccgCCGATGACCTAGATATCCCAGCGCTAGAGCCTCCATGTGCCtctgccaagtctaaggaaacaaaggactttggcctcggcctcgacgaccccaccAAGATCACCAAGATTAGGGCtaatctcgaccccaaatag